The Humulus lupulus chromosome 3, drHumLupu1.1, whole genome shotgun sequence genome window below encodes:
- the LOC133823910 gene encoding uncharacterized protein LOC133823910, giving the protein MRGVTRFGVKGKLAPRYIGTFEVIERVGEVAYRLNLPTWLGHVHNVFHVSMLRKYTLDPSHIIEYEAIPLQENVTYEEQPIIILARELKVLRNREIPVVKVLWQNKEDEATWELE; this is encoded by the coding sequence ATGCGTGGTGTGAcgagatttggagtgaagggtaaGCTAGCCCCGAGGTATATTGGAACTTTTGAGGTTATCGAGAGGGTTGGGGAGGTCGCTTATCGATTGAACTTACCAACGTGGTTGGGACatgttcacaatgtgttccatgtgtCGATGCTGAGGAAGTATACTCTAGACCCATCACACATCATTGAGTATGAGGCTATCCCTCTTCAAGAGAACGTGACATATGAAGAACAACCTATCATAATCCTGGCGAGAGAGTTAAAGGTGCTAAGGAATAGAGAAATTCcagtagtcaaggtcttatggcagAATAAAGAAGACGAGGCTACTTGGGAGTTAGAGTGA